The sequence TGGGTCTTCACGCGGTTCTCGTGACCGGAGTAGGAGTGGATCACGTACCACTCGCCGAGGGCGGCGCGCAGGTGGCGCTTGAGCTGCACCAGCGGATCCTCCTCCGCGGGCTCCTCACCGGCCTCGTCGGCGGCGTCGCCCTCGGGGGCGGTCGCCTCATCGGCGCCGGGCTCGTCGACCGCGGACGCCTCGGCGGCGGCCTCGGTCTCCGCACCGGCGGCCTCGTCGGTCTCCATCTCGGAGCTCGCGGCGGTGTCCTCGCCGGCGGCGAGATCGGCGAGGCTCGCGTCGCGCGCGGCGTCGGCCTGGGGCTCGGCGTCACCGGACTGGGCGGAGGCGGAGAACGAGAGGGAGTCGTCGAGGTCCTCGTACGACTCGTCGGGGGTGGAGATCTGGTCGCTCATCGGCGGGAACCTGCCTTCCTGGCGGCGTGGAACTGATCGGTCACGGTGCGGTGTGCGGTGCGGGCCGAGGTGCGGCTCACACGTCGGGGACCGTGAAGGCGATCCTGGACAGCCAGCTGAACGCGGCGTCGAGACCGAAGATCAGCAGGATCATGAAGACGACGAACAGCAGGACCGTGATCGAGTACAGGACCAGCTCCCGACGGGTCGGGACGACAACCTTCCGGAGCTCCGCGATGACCTGCCGGATGAACAGGCCGATCGCCAGGAACGGGTTCTTCGACCCGGAGCCCGGGACGTCAGCGCCGCTGGGCGTCGACGGGGCGTTCTGGCTGGAGTTCACTCTGGGCTGTCCGATCTCGTCGAGGTCATCCGCATCCGGCCGGGTGACCCCGACCGGACCGGCAGGGCAGACAGGGCTCGAACCTGCAACCTGCGGTTTTGGAGACCGCTGCGCTACCAATTGCGCCACTGCCCTTCATGAGGATCAGG comes from Brachybacterium faecium DSM 4810 and encodes:
- a CDS encoding preprotein translocase, SecE subunit (PFAM: SecE/Sec61-gamma subunits of protein translocation complex~TIGRFAM: preprotein translocase, SecE subunit, bacterial) — its product is MNSSQNAPSTPSGADVPGSGSKNPFLAIGLFIRQVIAELRKVVVPTRRELVLYSITVLLFVVFMILLIFGLDAAFSWLSRIAFTVPDV